One genomic window of Luteitalea pratensis includes the following:
- a CDS encoding NYN domain-containing protein has translation MSETRLKIALFIDFDNIEIGVKTTLGGHFDVGAVLEAMKERGEVVTKVAYGDWTRAGDYSRSLTQHAIQMVQRNLTPGGDKNGADINLALDALEMAFTHSHINAFVIVGGDSDFMALVEKLKLYDRQVFVVGGRAFTSVILQKNCTEFIAYENLIGRRGSSSRGGASKDVKDSMPLVKRALKVLADREVTPQLGVLKSTLLQLDSTFSEREFGVSTFRDFVQKLERAQQVTLRGDERSLLVELRDGVEVPDHVVSTPPVAIQHHPPKPAAAQPAAEVASPSPDGPADAGAAIDPAVAGLQAEGYAVIRDIFLRPGVVSRWPLYVRQAKQVIRTGNESFDERRHGFNGIVDALRFAQREGLFRLDRDRQGVIRIYPGTLLAEPGSEAADQDGAAEPARVAPVSPERFERGTAPRGDVDDLHEPGDVNGNRAYPGEEPRTSRPGRRGRGSRGRGRGIIDIQPVIDETPADAQQPQDGQLFPEAAAPAIVDEPAPQAEPDVSPEPVAAAPRKRAATKKAAAPRKKAAAPVKKAARKASR, from the coding sequence TTGTCGGAAACCCGCCTCAAGATCGCCCTCTTCATCGACTTCGACAACATCGAGATCGGCGTCAAGACCACCCTCGGTGGCCATTTCGACGTCGGCGCCGTGCTCGAAGCGATGAAAGAACGCGGCGAGGTGGTCACCAAGGTGGCGTACGGGGATTGGACCCGCGCCGGTGACTACAGCCGCTCGCTCACTCAACACGCCATCCAGATGGTCCAGCGCAACTTGACGCCCGGCGGCGACAAGAACGGCGCCGACATCAATCTCGCGCTCGATGCGCTGGAGATGGCCTTCACCCACAGCCACATCAACGCCTTCGTGATCGTCGGCGGCGACAGCGATTTCATGGCCCTGGTCGAGAAGCTGAAGCTCTACGACCGGCAGGTGTTCGTTGTCGGCGGCCGCGCCTTCACGAGCGTGATCCTGCAGAAGAACTGCACGGAATTCATCGCCTACGAGAACCTCATCGGTCGTCGCGGCAGCAGCAGCCGGGGCGGCGCGAGCAAGGACGTCAAGGACTCGATGCCGCTCGTCAAGCGCGCCCTCAAGGTCCTGGCCGACCGCGAAGTGACGCCGCAACTCGGCGTGCTGAAGAGCACGCTGCTGCAGCTCGATTCGACGTTCTCCGAACGCGAGTTCGGCGTCAGCACGTTCCGCGATTTCGTGCAGAAGCTCGAGCGCGCACAGCAGGTCACCTTGCGCGGCGACGAGCGGAGTCTCCTCGTGGAACTGCGAGACGGCGTCGAAGTGCCCGACCATGTCGTGAGCACGCCGCCCGTGGCCATACAGCATCACCCACCGAAGCCGGCCGCCGCACAGCCAGCCGCGGAAGTCGCAAGCCCCTCACCCGACGGGCCCGCCGATGCAGGCGCCGCGATCGATCCGGCAGTGGCCGGCCTGCAGGCCGAGGGCTACGCCGTCATTCGCGACATCTTCCTGCGACCGGGTGTCGTGTCGCGCTGGCCGTTGTACGTCCGCCAGGCCAAGCAGGTGATTCGCACCGGCAACGAGAGCTTCGATGAGCGCCGCCACGGCTTCAACGGCATCGTCGACGCCCTGCGGTTTGCGCAGCGCGAGGGCCTCTTCCGCCTGGATCGCGACCGGCAGGGCGTGATCCGCATCTATCCCGGCACGCTGCTGGCCGAGCCCGGCAGCGAGGCAGCGGACCAGGACGGCGCGGCCGAGCCGGCGAGGGTCGCACCGGTGTCGCCGGAGAGGTTCGAGCGCGGGACGGCACCGCGCGGCGATGTCGACGACCTCCACGAACCGGGAGACGTGAACGGCAATCGCGCCTATCCGGGCGAGGAACCGCGTACGTCGCGACCCGGACGTCGCGGTCGCGGCAGTCGCGGCCGGGGCCGCGGCATCATCGACATCCAACCGGTGATCGACGAGACACCGGCCGACGCCCAGCAACCCCAGGACGGCCAGCTGTTTCCTGAGGCTGCCGCACCAGCGATCGTCGACGAACCGGCACCGCAGGCCGAACCAGACGTGTCGCCCGAGCCTGTTGCCGCGGCACCTCGCAAGCGAGCGGCGACCAAGAAGGCAGCGGCCCCACGCAAGAAAGCGGCCGCTCCTGTGAAGAAGGCCGCCCGCAAGGCATCGCGTTAG
- a CDS encoding ABC transporter permease translates to MREWLWRLRAMWRRDGLTDERREELQFHFDAAVDAWRARGLSPEAAHREARRQLGTVAAAETSAHEGLGVRWMDAAVRDARHGIRSLRHHVAFTTVAVSVLALSVGVATLLFALFDGVLLRPLPYREPGRLVRVFDSSATAPRFPMAIGRYQEFRAAAQSLDGLALYTGRDLELGGEGRRSTRVTGVAVTTDFFSILGWTPASGHAFTDSDLRRSVRNVILSERLWRTRFDADPGIVGSTIRLDREPWTVVGVMPAGFQHVGGEYRSPPQGDTVDVWIPLPVDGGDGDRRASHYCNAIARVRTGHSLSEAQQELATLSGTYSRAYSRFGTWGVHTAPLLDEVTGRSRSVVTLLALAAALVLAVACANIAGLCVARALTRLRDDAVRRALGASRWQRIRVALVENLMIGAVGGSGGLLLGAWAIPVLRTWLPDAFPRVHEVAFTWRSGAFAVIVALVAVLVATLLAAGATPEPAATGRVTSGRRTQRLRAALVVTEIALAGVLCAGTIQLWRHHRALATRDLGFRAGNVLTFRVTVPVPGETPRGAVGTRLEDLRQEIQRLQEVEAVGAATNLPWSGYDENADLTVLGREVPKGMDTSIRYQAATAGFVEATGLRLVRGRTFDAAKDAAGQPLTIILNDAAARHFFGNDQPLGARVSIFGATREVVGVVGGIRDYPADPVVRPAMWFPINQVEFVRVFFAARVRHGTPESILPGVLAAVQRVDPELPISDVQTLEARTMVALTAQRLSMRLFQLFSALTLVLAASGLYGLLAYLVHQRRKELNIRAAVGATSVDLAQVVLRESLTMALAGGIVCLVALPVASAWWRALTEGLPDLDAWAWIGTPAALIALAVLASLGPARTAARQVDGAALRED, encoded by the coding sequence ATGCGCGAGTGGCTCTGGCGGCTGCGTGCGATGTGGAGACGCGACGGCCTGACCGACGAACGGCGTGAGGAACTGCAGTTCCACTTCGACGCCGCCGTCGACGCGTGGCGTGCGCGAGGCCTGTCGCCAGAGGCGGCGCATCGCGAGGCACGCCGCCAGTTGGGTACGGTCGCCGCGGCCGAGACCTCCGCACATGAAGGGCTCGGTGTGCGCTGGATGGACGCCGCAGTCCGCGATGCCCGGCATGGGATCCGGAGCCTCCGCCACCATGTGGCGTTCACGACCGTCGCGGTCTCGGTGCTCGCGCTCAGCGTCGGCGTCGCCACGCTGCTGTTCGCGCTCTTCGATGGTGTCCTGCTTCGGCCCCTGCCCTATCGCGAACCCGGACGTCTCGTGCGCGTCTTCGACAGTTCGGCGACGGCGCCACGATTCCCGATGGCCATCGGCCGCTACCAGGAATTCCGCGCGGCGGCGCAGTCGCTGGACGGCCTGGCACTCTATACCGGCCGCGACCTGGAACTGGGCGGCGAAGGCCGGCGCTCGACGCGCGTGACGGGAGTCGCAGTGACGACCGACTTCTTCTCGATACTGGGCTGGACGCCCGCCTCAGGCCACGCGTTCACCGACAGCGACCTTCGCCGTTCCGTGCGGAACGTCATCCTGAGCGAGCGGTTGTGGCGAACGCGTTTCGACGCCGACCCCGGCATCGTCGGATCGACCATCCGGCTCGATCGAGAGCCGTGGACCGTCGTCGGCGTGATGCCAGCCGGCTTCCAGCACGTCGGCGGCGAGTACCGATCGCCGCCACAGGGCGACACCGTGGACGTCTGGATCCCCCTGCCGGTCGACGGCGGCGACGGGGACCGGCGCGCCTCGCACTACTGCAACGCGATCGCGAGGGTCCGCACGGGACACTCGCTCAGCGAGGCCCAGCAGGAACTGGCCACGTTGTCGGGGACCTACTCGCGCGCCTACAGCCGCTTCGGGACGTGGGGCGTTCATACCGCGCCCCTGCTCGACGAGGTGACAGGCCGTTCACGCTCCGTGGTGACCTTGCTGGCGCTCGCGGCAGCGCTGGTCCTGGCCGTGGCGTGCGCAAACATCGCCGGGCTCTGCGTCGCCCGGGCGCTGACGCGACTTCGCGACGATGCGGTGCGGCGTGCGCTCGGCGCCAGTCGCTGGCAGCGGATTCGCGTGGCTCTGGTCGAGAACCTCATGATCGGCGCGGTCGGCGGCAGCGGCGGGCTGTTGCTCGGTGCATGGGCGATCCCCGTGCTGCGCACGTGGTTGCCCGACGCGTTCCCGCGCGTCCACGAGGTGGCCTTCACGTGGCGCAGTGGCGCGTTTGCGGTGATCGTCGCGCTGGTCGCGGTGCTGGTCGCCACGCTGCTTGCAGCGGGTGCCACGCCGGAACCCGCGGCGACCGGGCGCGTGACGAGCGGACGTCGCACGCAGCGGCTCCGGGCCGCGCTCGTGGTGACCGAGATCGCCCTCGCGGGTGTGTTGTGCGCAGGCACGATCCAGTTGTGGCGGCATCATCGGGCCCTGGCCACACGTGACCTCGGCTTCCGTGCCGGGAACGTGCTCACGTTCCGCGTGACCGTCCCGGTCCCGGGCGAGACGCCTCGCGGCGCCGTCGGCACGCGACTGGAGGACCTGCGACAGGAGATCCAACGGTTGCAGGAAGTCGAGGCCGTTGGCGCAGCGACCAACCTGCCCTGGAGCGGCTACGACGAGAATGCCGACCTGACGGTCCTCGGGCGAGAGGTCCCGAAGGGCATGGACACGTCGATCCGCTACCAGGCCGCCACCGCAGGCTTCGTCGAGGCCACGGGGCTGCGCCTCGTGCGCGGACGCACCTTCGACGCCGCGAAGGACGCCGCGGGCCAGCCGTTGACGATCATCCTCAACGACGCGGCGGCGCGCCACTTCTTCGGCAATGACCAACCGCTGGGCGCGCGCGTGTCCATCTTCGGCGCGACGCGCGAGGTGGTGGGCGTGGTCGGCGGCATCCGCGACTACCCGGCCGATCCCGTGGTGCGACCGGCCATGTGGTTTCCGATCAACCAGGTGGAGTTCGTGCGCGTCTTCTTCGCGGCGCGCGTGCGCCATGGCACGCCCGAGTCGATCCTGCCCGGCGTGTTGGCCGCCGTGCAGCGCGTGGACCCGGAGTTGCCGATCAGCGACGTGCAGACGCTCGAGGCGCGGACGATGGTGGCGCTCACCGCCCAACGGCTCTCGATGCGGCTGTTCCAGCTCTTCTCCGCGCTGACCCTCGTCCTGGCCGCGTCTGGCCTGTACGGGCTGCTCGCCTACCTCGTGCACCAGCGACGCAAGGAGCTGAACATCCGTGCCGCCGTGGGGGCCACAAGCGTCGACCTCGCGCAAGTGGTGCTGCGCGAGAGCCTGACGATGGCGTTGGCTGGCGGGATCGTGTGCCTCGTGGCGCTGCCGGTGGCGTCAGCCTGGTGGCGCGCCCTCACGGAAGGGCTGCCCGACCTCGACGCATGGGCATGGATTGGCACGCCCGCGGCGCTGATCGCCCTGGCTGTCCTGGCCAGCCTGGGGCCCGCGAGGACGGCCGCGCGCCAGGTCGACGGGGCGGCGCTGCGCGAGGACTGA
- a CDS encoding DUF485 domain-containing protein — protein sequence MRIPRVALWLFTLYLLVYVGFMTLAAFAPGVMAATPVAGLPLSLLYGLTLIALAFILAALYLRLAR from the coding sequence ATGCGCATTCCTCGCGTCGCCCTCTGGCTGTTCACCCTGTACCTGCTGGTGTACGTCGGCTTCATGACACTGGCAGCGTTCGCGCCGGGCGTGATGGCGGCGACGCCGGTGGCCGGCCTGCCGCTGTCGCTGCTCTACGGCCTGACGCTGATCGCGCTCGCCTTCATTCTCGCCGCGCTCTACCTGCGCCTGGCCCGCTGA
- a CDS encoding cation acetate symporter, translating into MVYVTSPLAVGVFVSFVLFVLVLSWWLGRSARSSSGYYAAHGQIPWFVNGIAFAGDYLSAASFLGICGMIAFYGYDGFLYSIGYLAGWIVALFVVAEPLKQMGKFTFADALDARFHSRGIKLAAAISTLVVSLFYLIPQMVGAGVLIKPLLGFSHAAGVLIVGIVVTIIVVTAGMVSTTWVQFIKGALLVGFCIVLTAMILRRGFEVPAGLPVTPVPADVVQQQGRVIMDPDWPSDAWLQVQVPGGTVRTYRRLADGRVRLTQVVTTGKGTTLVDGLPQGLATGQHDLAPVGAVTALPGGATATGPLGPLAFLRTFNQATIETWTSERRVLGAGGVATVYTPREQAGGDLLQPGASPTFKGVRGTTLFDKLDFLSLMLALFAGTASLPHILIRYYTVKDVMAVRKSTVTGIGAIGLFYVLTLYLGLGAMTSGALDVTNTNMAAPLLARSFSEPLFAVISAIAFTTVLGTVSGLILAASGAVVHDLLTHVWGMSLTDDAKVRAGKLVAVGVGIVAMLLGIVFEKLNVSFLVGWAFNVAASANLPSLVMLLFWKRTTKEGIVAAILVGMASSLAWILCSAQAFKDVYGWPPEAAPVPFSQPGIVTIPLGFLVLVAVSLLTPRPLPPPTGPRP; encoded by the coding sequence ATGGTCTACGTCACCTCGCCGCTTGCCGTCGGCGTGTTCGTCAGCTTCGTGCTCTTCGTGCTCGTCCTCAGCTGGTGGCTCGGGCGCAGCGCCAGGTCGTCGAGCGGCTACTACGCGGCGCACGGCCAGATCCCCTGGTTCGTGAACGGCATCGCGTTTGCCGGTGATTACCTGTCAGCCGCGTCGTTCCTCGGCATCTGCGGCATGATCGCCTTCTACGGCTACGACGGGTTCCTCTACTCCATCGGGTACCTGGCCGGCTGGATCGTCGCCCTCTTCGTGGTCGCCGAACCACTCAAGCAGATGGGCAAGTTCACGTTTGCCGATGCGCTCGATGCGCGATTCCATTCGCGCGGGATCAAGCTCGCAGCCGCGATCAGCACCCTCGTCGTGAGCCTCTTCTACCTGATTCCCCAGATGGTCGGCGCCGGCGTGCTGATCAAGCCGCTGCTCGGCTTCTCGCATGCCGCCGGCGTGCTCATCGTCGGCATCGTCGTGACCATCATCGTCGTGACGGCTGGCATGGTCTCGACCACGTGGGTGCAGTTCATCAAGGGCGCGCTGCTGGTGGGTTTCTGCATCGTGCTCACCGCGATGATCCTGCGGCGCGGCTTCGAGGTACCTGCGGGCCTGCCGGTCACGCCCGTCCCTGCCGATGTCGTGCAGCAGCAGGGACGGGTCATCATGGATCCGGACTGGCCGTCCGACGCCTGGTTGCAGGTCCAGGTACCGGGTGGAACCGTCCGCACGTATCGACGCCTGGCCGACGGGCGCGTGCGCCTCACGCAGGTCGTCACCACCGGCAAGGGCACGACCCTCGTGGACGGATTGCCGCAAGGCCTGGCCACGGGCCAACACGACCTGGCGCCGGTGGGCGCCGTGACGGCCCTTCCCGGTGGCGCGACCGCCACCGGTCCCCTCGGTCCCCTGGCTTTCCTGCGCACCTTCAACCAGGCCACGATCGAGACGTGGACGTCCGAGCGCCGCGTGCTCGGGGCTGGCGGCGTCGCCACGGTCTACACCCCACGCGAGCAGGCAGGCGGCGACCTCCTGCAGCCGGGCGCGAGCCCGACCTTCAAGGGCGTCCGTGGCACGACGCTGTTCGACAAGCTCGACTTCCTGTCGTTGATGCTCGCCCTGTTTGCAGGCACGGCGTCGTTGCCGCACATCCTGATCCGCTATTACACGGTCAAGGACGTCATGGCGGTGCGCAAGAGCACGGTGACCGGCATCGGCGCGATCGGGCTCTTCTACGTCCTCACGCTCTACCTCGGGCTCGGCGCCATGACCAGCGGGGCGCTCGACGTGACCAACACGAACATGGCGGCGCCGCTGCTCGCCCGCAGCTTCAGCGAGCCGCTGTTCGCGGTCATCTCCGCCATCGCCTTCACGACCGTGCTCGGCACGGTGAGCGGCCTGATCCTCGCCGCGAGCGGCGCGGTCGTCCACGACCTGCTGACGCACGTGTGGGGCATGTCCTTGACCGACGATGCCAAGGTGCGCGCCGGCAAGTTGGTCGCCGTCGGCGTCGGGATCGTGGCGATGCTGCTCGGCATCGTGTTCGAGAAGCTGAACGTGTCGTTCCTCGTGGGCTGGGCGTTCAACGTGGCGGCCTCGGCGAACCTGCCGTCACTGGTCATGCTGCTGTTCTGGAAGCGCACGACCAAGGAGGGCATCGTCGCCGCCATCCTCGTCGGCATGGCCAGTTCGCTCGCGTGGATTCTCTGCAGCGCGCAGGCGTTCAAGGACGTCTACGGGTGGCCACCCGAAGCGGCGCCAGTGCCATTCAGCCAGCCCGGAATCGTCACCATTCCGCTCGGTTTCCTCGTGCTCGTGGCCGTCTCGCTGCTCACGCCACGACCGCTGCCGCCGCCGACCGGTCCGCGTCCCTAG
- a CDS encoding PadR family transcriptional regulator, producing MPNGERTEVLQGTLDLMILQTLASLGPQHGYAVAARLEQVSGGALQLNMGTLYPGLTRLEARGLVSARWGQTDANRRARFYELTARGRRALEQERSQWFRMAGIMARVLE from the coding sequence ATGCCGAATGGCGAACGCACGGAGGTCCTGCAGGGCACCCTCGACCTGATGATCCTGCAGACGCTCGCGTCCCTCGGGCCGCAGCATGGCTATGCCGTGGCGGCGCGACTCGAACAGGTGTCGGGCGGCGCCCTGCAACTGAACATGGGGACGCTGTATCCGGGCCTGACACGCCTCGAGGCGCGAGGCCTGGTGTCGGCGCGCTGGGGGCAGACCGACGCCAACCGGCGCGCTCGTTTCTACGAGCTCACCGCCCGTGGCCGGCGTGCCCTCGAGCAGGAACGCAGCCAGTGGTTCCGGATGGCCGGCATCATGGCGCGGGTGCTGGAGTAG